GCGCCTCGTCCAGCGTGCCGAAGCCGCCGGGGAGCACCACGAACGCATCGGCCCGCATCTCCATGGCCGCCTTGCGGCCGCGCAAGTCCCGCGTGGCGATGAGCTCGGTGGACTGCTCGAAGACATAGGGCGTGCCGCGCATCACCTCCGGGATGACGCTGATGACCTCGCCGCCGTGCTCGCGCGTGGCGTGGGCCACCGCTCCCATCAGGCCGGTGTTGCCGCCGCCGAAGACGAGCCTGTCTCCGCGCCTGGCGATCTCCGTCCCCAGCGCGGCGGCCAGCTCGAACCACGCCGGCTCCACGATGCCGCTCGAGGAGCAGTAGACGCAGATGGTCCGGGGCTCCCGGGCGGGCGTGGGGCCCTGTGCGGACAGGGCGGCCTCGTCCCGCGGCTCCTCGCGGAAGCACTCCTCGAGGATGCGGTTGAGCTCCGGGTCCTCGCAGCGGTGCAGGCGATCGATGATGGAGAGCGTCAGCTCGCGCAGGAAGGGGCGGATGGAGGCGGGCGTCTCCTCCAGGCACACGCGCAGATCCTCGAGCATGCAGCGGGCGGCCGCCGGGACGCCGATCTCCAGCATGGCCTGGCGCAGGCGATCATGGAGGAAGCGGGTCCGGTCGCAGATCTCCGCGTGCTGCTGCTGGAACTCCATGAGCGAGGCGCTGTGGAGCGGGCGGTACTCCTTCCAGAGCTGCTCGACGAGCGTGCCGAGCTCCGGCCGTTGGCCGATGCTGAGGAGCAGGGGCCGGGTGACGATGCCCATCTGCAGGTCGTCGTTCTCCCCCTGCTCGTCGCGGCGCTCGAGCAGGCCGACGAGGTCATCCACGTCCTGGAAGATGTAGCTGAAGCGATCCACCACGGAGGTGGGCAGGGGCGCGCGGCCGTTGAGGGCCAGGGCGCTGTCGATGGCGAAGGCGGTGGCCACGCCCGTGGCGGCGTAGCGCTGGGAGAGCCAGTGCTCGAAGGTGGCCTGCTCCGGGTAGGTGTTCTGCCGCTCCCAGAGGAACATGGAGAAGATGCGCAGGACGTACTGGAGCAGGGCGTCGCCGAACTCGGGAGGACAGCGCCGGGCGTGCTGGGCCATGAGCATGAGCAGCGCGCCGGTGAAGGGGGTGGCGCTCGCCTCGCCGAAGCGCCGGGGGAAGCTCATCCGTCCGGAGCGCATGGGGGTGCGGTCCACGGTGTCATCGGCGATGGCCGTCACCTCCATGCTCAGCAGCATGGCGGGCAGGGCCTCGATGTGCCGCGGGGTGATGCCTCCGGACGCCTCGGCGGCGGCGAGGAACATCAGCGGGATGAGCATGAAGGAGGGCTGGGGGCTCTCCACGGTGACGTGATCGAAGAAGGGCCTCAGCTCCGTGGGGATGGGGGCTTCGTGGACCTTCTTCAGCGCATCCACCAGGAGGGGGCGGTAGGTGGACTCCACGCGCTGGAACATGCCCCGGAACTGATTTGGGAACTGGATGGGAATGGATGCGGTCATGGATTCTGGGTGCTGCGATGGGGGGAGAGGGCTACCGGGCGGGTAGAGCGTGCCAGCGCGCCCGGTGTCTCCGCCAGCACCCGGGGGGGTGCCACGCCGCGAGCCGACCTCCGCGATCCTGCTCGCTGGAGACGAGGGGCGTGGGGATGGGAGAAGTAGGGGCGGAGGACATGAGCGACCGGGATTCTACCGTGATACGAGGGCCCGCATGCGCTACCGCCACCTACCTCTGCTGTTGTTGACCGCCTGCGCGACCGTTCCCTCCAGCACACTTGCGCCTACCAACCCCCCGGCAAAGGTTGCTTCCTCACCAGGCGTCCCAGCACGGACGTGGAACCAGACACGCGCGGTCGTGGTGCGTCATGCGACGGTGATGCCCGCCTCGGGGCCGGCCATCGAGGACGGGGCGGTGGCCTTCGCGGACGGGAAGCTGCTGGCCGTGGGGCGCAACGCGGAGGTGGCCACCCCGCCGGGCGCCGAGGAGGTGGATGGAACAGGCCTGTATGTGACGCCCGGCATCATTGACGCGCACAGCCACCTGGGCGTGTACGCCTCGCCGGAGACCACCGCCACCAGTGACGGCAACGAGGCCACGGCGCCGGTGACGGCCGAGGTATCCGCCGAGCACTCCTTCTGGCCGCAGGATCCATCCCTGCGCCGGGCGGTGGCGGGCGGCATCACCTCGATGCTGGTGCTGCCGGGCAGCGCCAACCTGATAGGCGGGCGGGCCTTCCCGGTGAAGCTGCACTTCGGGCGCTCGGCGGCGGAGATGCGTTTTCCGGGGGCGAAGGACGGGCTGAAGATGGCGTGCGGGGAGAATCCACGGCGGGCCTACGGGGCCGCCCAGCGCCGCGCACCGGCCACGCGCATGGGCAACGTGGCGGGCTACCGGCAGGCCTTCGCCCGGGCGCGCGAGTACCAGGAGCGCTGGGAGGCCTGGGAGAAGAAGCGCGCGAAGAAGGCCGAGGAGGCCGGCCCCGCCCCGCTGAGGGACTTGCAGCTGGAGACGCTGGTGGAGGTGATGCGCGGCAACATCCTCGTGCAGAACCACTGCTACCGCGCGGACGAGATGGCGGTGATGCTGCAGGTGGCCGAGGAGTTCGGCTACACCATCCGCGCCTTCCACCACGCGCTGGAGGCCTACAAGCTGAGAGACAGGCTGGCGGACAAGGGCGTGGCGGTGGCGACGTGGGCGGACTGGTGGGGCTTCAAGATGGAGGCCTGGGACGGGATACCGGAGAACGCGGGCCTGGTGTCGCAGGCGGGCGGGCGCACCGTCATCCACTCGGACTCGGCGCTGGGGATTCAGCGGCTCAACCAGGAGGCGGGCAAGGCCCTGTGGCGGGCGCGGGAGTCCGGCATCCCGCTGACGGAGGAGGAGGCGCTGCGCTGGGTGACGCTGCACGCCGCGTGGGTGATGGGGGTGGAGGAGCGGACGGGCTCGCTGGAGCCGGGGAAGATGGCGGACGTGGTGCTGTGGAAGAACCACCCGCTGTCCGTCTACGCGCGTGCGCAGCGGGTGTGGGCGGACGGCGTCGTGACGTTCGATGCGGACAGCGGCGCGGTGGAGGCGAGCGACTTCGAGCTGGGCGAGCGGGCCGGGGCCTCGGCGAAGCTGGTGGCGCGGCCCGCGGCGGCTCCGGCGCTGAAGGACGCGGGGCTGGAGGCGCGCTGCGAGCCCTCGAAGGAGGACGGGTGCGCGCGGCCGCTGGAGGTGAAGGACGGCGCGTGCACCGCGTTCCAGGACGTGGCCGTGCTCTCGCGGGGGACGTGGCAGGCCCACGCCTCGGTGCTGGTGGAGAACGGGAAGGTGACGCGGGTGCAGGCGGGAGCGCCGGGCGCGGTGCCCGCGGGGTGCCGCGTGGTGGACGGCAAGGGCCGGGTGCTGACGCCGGGCCTGGTGGATCCCCTCACCAGCCTGGGCGTGGTGGAGCTGGGGCTGGAGGACACCACGGTGGATGACACCCTGCGGGGTGAGGCGGCGAAGGAGCCCATCCGCGCCGCGCTGCGCGCCGTGGACAGCCTCAACCCCGCGGCGGAGACGTTCCCGGTGGCGAGGCTGGGGGGCGTGACGGCGGCGGGCGTGGTGCCAGCGGGCGGACTGGTGTCGGGGCAGAGCGCGTGGGTGGGCACGGACGGCACGGTGCGCCGCGCGCCGCTGGCGCTGCACCTGCACCTGGGAATCACGGGCCGCAACGCGGTGTCCGGCCCCCGGGCGCTGGTGCTGGAGCGCCTGCGGGAGCTGCTGTCGGACGCGCGCGAGTACAACAAGCGAAAGGGGGACTTCGAGCAGAACCGCATGCGCACGCTGGCGGCGAGCCGGTTGGACCTGGAGGCGCTGCAGCCGGCGCTGACGGGAGCGCTGCCGGTGGTGGTGACGGCCAACCGGGTGTCGGACATCCGGGCGGCGCTGGCGCTCGGGCGCGAGTTCGGGCTGAAGGTGCTGATCGCCGGAGGCCGCGAGGCGTGGATGGTGGCGCCGGAGCTGGCGGCGGCGAAGGTGCCCGTCATCATGCAGCCCACGCAGAACCTGCCCTCGAGCTTCGACGGGTTGAACAGCCGGATGGACTCGGCGGCGCTGCTGAGTGGGGCGGGGGTGAAGGTGCTCATCTCCACCCTGGGCGAGCCGCACATGGTGCGCACGCTGGCGCAGGAGGCGGGCAACGCGGTGGCGTGGGGCCTGCCGTACGAGGAGGCGGTGCGGGCGATCACCTCCAACGTGACGGAGGCCTTCGGGCTCGAGGGCGGGCAGGTGGCGCCGGGGCAGGTGGCGGACCTGGTGCTGTGGAATGGGGAGCCGCTGGAGGTGAGCAGCCGCCCGGTGGGCATGTGGCTGGGTGGAAGGCAGGTGCCGCTCACCAGCCGTCAGCAGGCGCTGTACGAGAAGTACCGCACGTTGTTGAAGTAGGATGGAGGAAACCCTCCGCCCCGTTCAGCCGTATGGACCCTTCGGCCTCCATCACCATCGATGACTCGCTCTGGCCGCTGTTGCAGGTGAAGTTCCCGAGCGCTTTCACGAACGCGCAGCAGGAGCGGTACCTGGGCCAGCTGCTGACCTATCTGCGCCGGGGGGAGCGGTACGTCGGGGTGATGGACACGCACCTGCTGAAGAATCCGTCCGCCGAGCAGCGCCAGCGGCAGGCCCACTTCATCAAGGAGCACGAGGCCCTGTTCCGCCAGTGCTCGCTCGGGACGGCGGGCATCGTCACCTCGCCCCTCATGGCGCTGGGGGCGAGGATCCTCATCCACCTCAAGCCCATGCCCACGCCGTTCTACGTCGCCTCCTCGCTCCCCGCCGCGGTGTCGTGGGCCGCGGAGCGGCTGGAGCTGGCCGGCCTGAGCGAGCCCGCCGAGCGCGTCCGGTGCCACTTCGGCCTGCTCCCCGCGCGCCGCACTGGCTAGCGGATGCGTGTCATTTCTCTCTGAAAGAGAGAAACAAACCAGGACGGATTTTTCGCCCCCCTCCCTTCATTTCCGGATCCGCGGGCGCTATCAGGGGACCTTCCTGAAAAGGGAGTCCTTTCATGAAATCCCTGTCTCATTGCGGAGCAGTGCTCGCCCTCTCCCTGGGGCTCGTGGCGGCCCAGGGCTGTAGCCCCGTGCAGCCGGAGCCCGAAGCGCCTCAGCTGGGGAAGAACCAGCAGCGGGTGGTGAATGGCTTCGCGGAGCTGCACCACCACATGTTCGCCGAGCAGGCCTTCGCGGGAGGCTGGTTCCACGGCAGCCACACCGGCGCACTGACGCGCTGCGATGGCGGTGCTCCGGAGAGCGACCATGCCCGCGTGCGCATGGACCTGAGCGAGCTGCTCAACCTGTGCCCCAACTCGGGCAGCGTGGATCTGCGCGGCGTGCCCATCCTCTCGGACCTCTTCGGCCTGGCGGGCGCGGTGGGCTCGGAGTTCATCGGCAAGATGGAGGGAACGGAGGGAGACACGGGCCTGCACCTGGGCCGGCGCGAGGTGGGGACCGAGTGGCCCCGTTGGGACACCATCGCCCACCAGCAGTCCTGGGAGGGCTGGCTGCGGCAGGCGCACCAGGGCGGCATGTCGCTGGTGGTGGTGTCGCTGGTGAGCAACGGCTTCCTGTGCCGGGCGCTGCCGTACCAGAACCTCGAGCGCCCGTGCGACGAGATGGCGGACGTCGAGGTGCAGCTGCAGATGGCCCGTGACTTCGACGCGCGCACGGACTGGGCGGAGATCGCCCTGTCGCCCGAGCATGCCCGGCAGATCATCGGCGCCGGCAAGCTGGCGATGGTGCTCTCCATCGAGACGAGCAAGCTCTTTGGCACCAAGGACTGGCGCGGCGAGCTGGACCGCTTCCACGCGCTGGGGGTGCGCTCCATCCAGCCGGTGCACCAGCTGGACAACCGCTTCGGCGGCGCGGCGCTGCACAACGCCATCTTCCAGGCGGCCCAGTTCATCGAGAACTGCCACATCGACTACGACTGCGGCGTGACGACGGGCTCGTTCACGCTCGGCTTCGACGTGGCCCGGGACGCGGCGGGCAACTGCCGCAACACCAAGGGGCTCACCGACGAGGGCAAGGCGCTGGTGCAGGCGATGATGAGCAAGGGGATGCTCGTGGACATGGCGCACCTGTCCGAGAAGAGCACCCGGGACGCCTTCGCCATCGCCCAGGCGAACAACTACTACCCCATGTACATCTCGCACGGTCACTTCCGCGAGGTGATGAACCCGAAGCTGGCGGAGAACGAGAAGACGACGCCGGCGTGGGCGGTGCAGTACGTGCGGCAGACGGGCGGCATGTTCGGCCTGCGCACGGCGCATGACGAGACGCGCGCGTACACGAAGTCCGGCATCGCCAACAACTGCCAGGGCTCGAGCCGCTCGGTGGCGCAGGCGTACGAGTTCGGCCGTCAGGGGCTGAAGGTGCCCATGGCGTTTGGCGCGGACTTCAACGGCTTCATCCAGCAGACGCGGCCGCGCTTCGGTCCGCACGGGGCGTGCTCGGCCGGCTTCCAGGCCGAGGCGGATGAGCAGGCGCACCAGCAGGAGGTGTACGGGCCGGGGCGGCTGGGCACGGACTTCGACGAGTACGGCCTGGCGCACGTGGGCCTGCTGCCGGACCTGTTGAGGGACCTGGGGCGGCTGGGGGCGGACACGGCGGGGTTGTCGAACTCGGCGGAGACGTTCCTGCAGATGTGGGAGCGGGCGAACGGGCCGCGCGTGGGCATGGCGGATCCGGCCTGGGACATCGACACGAGCGGGATCGCCGCCTACGAGGACAAGTCCGTGCGCGAGGCGCGCTACCCCACGGTGTGTGGCGCGGCGTACGCACCGGACTCGAAGACGCTGAACCAGGGCTGCCGTTTCGACGCGGAGTGCATCAGCGACCAGTGCACCTCGGTGCTGTGCTCGACGTTCGATGGGCGCTGCGTGTGCAACGATGATGGGGACTGCGGCGCCTCGAGCTACTGCCAGGACGAGATTCCGGCCAACCCGGGTGACAACGACTGCGTGCCCAGGAAGGGCGACTGGGCCTCGTGCAGCCGGGATGGGCAGTGCCAGTCCGGGGCGTGCGGCGGCTGCGCGGACGCTGTGGGCTGGTGCTACACGCCGCGGTCCAAGACGTACGGCCAGAGCTGCAAGGCGGATACGGAGTGCACGACGGACCGGTGCAGCGCGGACTGCTACGTCAACCCCACGGGCTCGTGCCTGTGCGACAGCGACTCGCACTGCGCGAGCAACCAGTACTGCGGATGGGGAACGAACTCGGGCAAGTGCCAGAACAAGAAGTCGAGGGGCGCGGTGTGCTCGAGCGACCGGGAGTGCCTCTCCAACAACTGCCGCTGGTCGTTCACCTGCGCCTGAGCGGGTCTACACCCGCGTGGGGCCCCAGCTGAGCCGTGCCCCACCGCGCCCCCACCCCTCGCCCTCCGGGAGAGGGACGGGGTGAGGGTATCAGAGACACCAGGTTCCCCTCCGTGAGGACGGAGGGGAACCGTGCTCCCGCCCGTGTCTCAATTCCCCGAGTAGATGCCGATGGCGCCGGGGACGTGGTACTCGTCGCTGCCCTTGAAGCCGACGAGGATGCGGCGCCCGCCGCTGGTGTCCACCTGGATGTCGGCGACGGTGCTCATGCACAGCCGCCGTCCGAAGTCGGAGCAGCCGTAGGTGAGCACCCGGCCGTCCTTCACGCGGAAGACGGAGCCGAGCCAGCGGGCGCCGGTCCACACGCTGCCGTCGGCGGGGTCCACGGCCACGGAGGACAGGTGCGGGACACCGACGTTGAGGTACTGGACGTCACCGCCCTCCGCGTTCATCCGCGCGAGCCCCTTGGTGAAGGAGCTGACCCAGACGGTGTCCTCGCCGGCCACGGCCATGCCGGACACGTGGTCGTCCACGCGGTCGGCGGGCCGGGACATGTTCGGCTCGCCCACCTTGTCCGGCCAGAGGTCGAAGCGGTTCCAGGCGTAGGCCTGGTCCTCGCTCATGCTCTGGGCGCGCCAGTAGTTGTTGCTGTTGGAGCCGTAGCGGAAGCGGGTGGAGCGGTTGGAGCCGCCGAAGAAGACATCCCCGCTGGGGTGCACGGCCACGCCGTAGTAGGCGTCGGTGAGGAGGACGACGTTGCCCTGCTCGTTCAAGGCGTTGATGTGCGGGTGCACGTGCTCCATGACGCCCGAGCAGGAGAGCTGGCCGTTGCAGGTGTTGTTGCCGGTGTAGCGGGCGTCGCCGCGGGAGAAGCCGTGGTTGCCGCCGAACCAGACGCTCTGGGTGTTCTTGTCGTAGGCGATGCGGAGGATGTTGCAGATCTTCTCGCGGCCGCGCAGCTCGTCGCGCACCACGCCGGGGCCGGAGAAGATGTCGTAGTGGACGACCTCGAGCGTGCCGTCCGCGCGCAGCGTCACCTTGTCCGCGTCACCGCTCTTGTAGCGGGAGGGATCCGGGCTGGGGCCGTCCCAGTTGCTCTCGCAGTGGTTGGAGCCCGTGCCGGGCCTGCCCTCGTAGCCCACGAAGACGGTGCCCGCGGGGCCGCCCGCCACGGAGATGACCTTCAGGTACTTCTCGCCCGGGGGGACGCCGCCGTCCGGCATGAAGCCGTAGGGGCGCAGTCCGTCCGCCAGGGTGTAGCGCTGGAGCGTGTCGGCGCCCGGGCGCAGCAGGAAGAGGCCATCCTCGCCGCCAGCGACCCAGACGTTGCCGCCCTCGTCCGCGGTGATGCCGTAGACGCGCCGGGGCCCGCCGTGCTGGGTGCCGTAGAACCGCCAGCCGGGAGGCGAGGTGAACTGGATGGCCTCCTCGGGTGGAGGCGGAGGCGCCGGCGGAGTACTTGGAGGCGGAGGGGTACTCGGAGGCGGCGGAGTGCTCGGAGCCGGCCCGGGCGTCTGGTTGCCCGTGCCGGGGTTTCCTCCGCCCCCCGTGCCCGGGTCCGGGGCTGGCGTCGAGCCCTCCCCGTCCCCCCGGGGCGAGTCCAGTCCGGGGTTGTTGCGCTCGGACTCGTCGTGTCCGCCCGCCTGCTGCTTGCAGCCAGTCCACACCGCGCCCGTCATGACGAGCGCCGCCGCCCACCGCCATCCGCCCTTCATATCGCCGCCCACCCGTTCCGAGGAATCCGGGTACCCACGTGGCACCCTCGTTCCGAGTCATCGCAAGCCGGGTGCCAGTCCGATCCGTCTCGGGGACGGGCCCAGGCGTCGGCTCCCGGACAGCCCCTGGGTACGCCAGTGCCCAGGAATGGCAGCGTCCTGACCCCGCTGCGCCTCCAACCGTGCTAGTCCGGGAATCAATGGGCGGAAACGACACGCGCGGCCGCACGCCGCTCTCCCTCGTCGGGCAGGAACCCGACATTCCCTTCTACACGCGCCAGGCGGCCGAGCACGGGGGGCCCGTGCTGGTGCTGGGCGCGGCCAACGGGCGCGTGGCCTGGGCGCTGGCCGGGGCCGGCCAGTCCGTGGTCGGCGTGGACCCGTCCGAGCGCATGGTGCGGGCCGCCGAGGAGCTCCGGGGCTCGGAGGCGCCTGAGGTGGCCGCCCGCGTGCGCTTCCTCCACGCCGATCCGCGCTCGCTGCGCCTGCCCGAGCGCTTCCCCGTGGTGCTCGCTCCCCAACACGCCATGGGGATGATGGGCTCGCCGGAGGACCTCGAGGCCTTCCTGTCCACCGTGCGTCACCACCTGCGGCCGGGAGGCATCTTCGTCTACGACGTGCTCAACCCGCCGCCCGAGCCTGCCTCCTCCCGCGAGGACGAGGAGCCCGGTACCGCGCTCGAGCCGCGCCGGCCGGTGTTCGCCTTCCACCTGCGCGAGCGCCGTCAGCCCGGGGCACCGCTCGGCATCCGCCGCCTCAGGCTGAGGCCCTTCACCGCGGACGAGCTGGACGCGGCGATGAAGGCCTGCGGGCTCAC
The sequence above is drawn from the Archangium gephyra genome and encodes:
- a CDS encoding TIGR00730 family Rossman fold protein: MTASIPIQFPNQFRGMFQRVESTYRPLLVDALKKVHEAPIPTELRPFFDHVTVESPQPSFMLIPLMFLAAAEASGGITPRHIEALPAMLLSMEVTAIADDTVDRTPMRSGRMSFPRRFGEASATPFTGALLMLMAQHARRCPPEFGDALLQYVLRIFSMFLWERQNTYPEQATFEHWLSQRYAATGVATAFAIDSALALNGRAPLPTSVVDRFSYIFQDVDDLVGLLERRDEQGENDDLQMGIVTRPLLLSIGQRPELGTLVEQLWKEYRPLHSASLMEFQQQHAEICDRTRFLHDRLRQAMLEIGVPAAARCMLEDLRVCLEETPASIRPFLRELTLSIIDRLHRCEDPELNRILEECFREEPRDEAALSAQGPTPAREPRTICVYCSSSGIVEPAWFELAAALGTEIARRGDRLVFGGGNTGLMGAVAHATREHGGEVISVIPEVMRGTPYVFEQSTELIATRDLRGRKAAMEMRADAFVVLPGGFGTLDEALEIIASKQLHMHRKPIVFVNAKGFWEPLTALFEHLFKERFASAQHHRHIYHLAEDLAGVFAYLDTYVPPPFPAKWF
- a CDS encoding amidohydrolase family protein, encoding MVRHATVMPASGPAIEDGAVAFADGKLLAVGRNAEVATPPGAEEVDGTGLYVTPGIIDAHSHLGVYASPETTATSDGNEATAPVTAEVSAEHSFWPQDPSLRRAVAGGITSMLVLPGSANLIGGRAFPVKLHFGRSAAEMRFPGAKDGLKMACGENPRRAYGAAQRRAPATRMGNVAGYRQAFARAREYQERWEAWEKKRAKKAEEAGPAPLRDLQLETLVEVMRGNILVQNHCYRADEMAVMLQVAEEFGYTIRAFHHALEAYKLRDRLADKGVAVATWADWWGFKMEAWDGIPENAGLVSQAGGRTVIHSDSALGIQRLNQEAGKALWRARESGIPLTEEEALRWVTLHAAWVMGVEERTGSLEPGKMADVVLWKNHPLSVYARAQRVWADGVVTFDADSGAVEASDFELGERAGASAKLVARPAAAPALKDAGLEARCEPSKEDGCARPLEVKDGACTAFQDVAVLSRGTWQAHASVLVENGKVTRVQAGAPGAVPAGCRVVDGKGRVLTPGLVDPLTSLGVVELGLEDTTVDDTLRGEAAKEPIRAALRAVDSLNPAAETFPVARLGGVTAAGVVPAGGLVSGQSAWVGTDGTVRRAPLALHLHLGITGRNAVSGPRALVLERLRELLSDAREYNKRKGDFEQNRMRTLAASRLDLEALQPALTGALPVVVTANRVSDIRAALALGREFGLKVLIAGGREAWMVAPELAAAKVPVIMQPTQNLPSSFDGLNSRMDSAALLSGAGVKVLISTLGEPHMVRTLAQEAGNAVAWGLPYEEAVRAITSNVTEAFGLEGGQVAPGQVADLVLWNGEPLEVSSRPVGMWLGGRQVPLTSRQQALYEKYRTLLK
- a CDS encoding membrane dipeptidase, with product MKSLSHCGAVLALSLGLVAAQGCSPVQPEPEAPQLGKNQQRVVNGFAELHHHMFAEQAFAGGWFHGSHTGALTRCDGGAPESDHARVRMDLSELLNLCPNSGSVDLRGVPILSDLFGLAGAVGSEFIGKMEGTEGDTGLHLGRREVGTEWPRWDTIAHQQSWEGWLRQAHQGGMSLVVVSLVSNGFLCRALPYQNLERPCDEMADVEVQLQMARDFDARTDWAEIALSPEHARQIIGAGKLAMVLSIETSKLFGTKDWRGELDRFHALGVRSIQPVHQLDNRFGGAALHNAIFQAAQFIENCHIDYDCGVTTGSFTLGFDVARDAAGNCRNTKGLTDEGKALVQAMMSKGMLVDMAHLSEKSTRDAFAIAQANNYYPMYISHGHFREVMNPKLAENEKTTPAWAVQYVRQTGGMFGLRTAHDETRAYTKSGIANNCQGSSRSVAQAYEFGRQGLKVPMAFGADFNGFIQQTRPRFGPHGACSAGFQAEADEQAHQQEVYGPGRLGTDFDEYGLAHVGLLPDLLRDLGRLGADTAGLSNSAETFLQMWERANGPRVGMADPAWDIDTSGIAAYEDKSVREARYPTVCGAAYAPDSKTLNQGCRFDAECISDQCTSVLCSTFDGRCVCNDDGDCGASSYCQDEIPANPGDNDCVPRKGDWASCSRDGQCQSGACGGCADAVGWCYTPRSKTYGQSCKADTECTTDRCSADCYVNPTGSCLCDSDSHCASNQYCGWGTNSGKCQNKKSRGAVCSSDRECLSNNCRWSFTCA
- a CDS encoding class I SAM-dependent methyltransferase, which encodes MGGNDTRGRTPLSLVGQEPDIPFYTRQAAEHGGPVLVLGAANGRVAWALAGAGQSVVGVDPSERMVRAAEELRGSEAPEVAARVRFLHADPRSLRLPERFPVVLAPQHAMGMMGSPEDLEAFLSTVRHHLRPGGIFVYDVLNPPPEPASSREDEEPGTALEPRRPVFAFHLRERRQPGAPLGIRRLRLRPFTADELDAAMKACGLTPRERYGRFDGKPFDPEDTRHIGVVEG